The proteins below are encoded in one region of Limnohabitans sp. 63ED37-2:
- a CDS encoding ferritin-like domain-containing protein produces the protein MHTLRSAALIPWAQTDPNLKAQATLALDLSLPVGAIDRLSAPTVGPGRAERPVLVPHTQLKAKSMATPEGRAMLVHSIAHIELNAIDLALDVVWRFGGMPEAFYTDWVRIAQEEAKHFRLLRQHLLDLGFDYGDFPAHNTLWDMAERTKDDILARIGIVPRTMEARGLDASPGVKNKLVSVGDHRAGEILDIILEEEIGHVAAGNRWYRYLCEQRGLEPVRTYAELIAQYDAPKLRPPFNMAARRLAGFEDAELAALS, from the coding sequence ATGCACACCCTGCGCTCCGCCGCCCTGATCCCTTGGGCACAAACCGACCCGAACCTGAAGGCCCAGGCCACTTTGGCCCTAGACCTTAGCCTGCCCGTGGGCGCGATTGACCGCCTGAGCGCCCCCACTGTTGGCCCCGGCCGCGCCGAACGCCCCGTGCTGGTGCCACACACCCAACTCAAAGCCAAATCCATGGCCACGCCCGAGGGTCGGGCCATGCTGGTTCACTCGATCGCGCACATCGAACTCAACGCCATCGACTTGGCGCTCGACGTGGTCTGGCGCTTTGGGGGCATGCCCGAGGCTTTTTATACCGACTGGGTGCGCATTGCCCAAGAAGAGGCCAAGCACTTCCGCCTGCTGCGCCAGCACTTGCTGGACTTGGGTTTTGACTACGGCGACTTTCCGGCCCACAACACCCTGTGGGACATGGCCGAACGCACTAAGGACGACATTCTGGCCCGCATTGGCATCGTGCCGCGCACCATGGAAGCGCGGGGTCTGGACGCCTCACCCGGCGTCAAAAACAAACTGGTCAGCGTGGGCGACCACAGGGCTGGCGAGATCCTGGACATCATTTTGGAAGAAGAAATTGGCCATGTGGCCGCGGGCAACCGCTGGTACCGCTATCTGTGCGAACAGCGCGGCCTCGAGCCCGTGCGCACCTATGCCGAATTGATCGCGCAATACGACGCCCCCAAGCTGCGCCCGCCGTTCAACATGGCGGCGCGGCGATTGGCCGGGTTTGAAGACGCGGAATTGGCAGCCCTGAGCTAA
- the xerD gene encoding site-specific tyrosine recombinase XerD, which produces MHEASQNAIDRFAEALWLEDGLAANTLAAYRLDLSLYATWLFLTHRLALEATQEHHLQAYFAERHGKTKATSANRRLTVFKRFFRWALRERLIPTDPTLRMLAAKQALRVPKTLGEAQVDALLSAPDVATHLGLRDRAMLELMYASGLRVSELVSLKTLHVSLNEGVLLIMGKGSKERLVPFGEEAREWLQRYMGQARTAMLGQRQTEDLFVTTSGTTPGTAMSRVMFWSLVKRYAIDAGITAPLSPHTLRHAFATHLLNHGADLRAVQMLLGHADISTTTIYTHVARERLKTLHAQHHPRG; this is translated from the coding sequence ATGCACGAGGCCAGCCAGAACGCCATCGACCGCTTTGCCGAGGCCCTCTGGCTGGAGGACGGACTGGCCGCCAACACCTTGGCGGCCTACCGTCTGGATTTGTCGCTCTACGCCACCTGGCTGTTTTTAACGCACAGGCTGGCGCTGGAGGCGACCCAAGAACACCATCTGCAAGCCTATTTTGCCGAGCGCCATGGCAAGACCAAGGCCACATCGGCCAACCGCCGCCTCACGGTGTTCAAGCGCTTTTTCAGATGGGCCTTGCGCGAGCGCCTCATCCCAACCGATCCCACTTTGCGCATGCTGGCAGCCAAGCAGGCTTTGCGCGTGCCCAAAACCTTGGGTGAGGCGCAGGTCGATGCGCTGTTGTCCGCACCCGATGTGGCCACGCATCTGGGCTTGCGCGACCGCGCCATGCTGGAGCTGATGTATGCCAGTGGTCTGCGGGTGAGCGAGTTGGTCAGCCTCAAAACCCTGCATGTGTCGCTCAATGAGGGTGTGCTGCTCATCATGGGCAAAGGCAGCAAAGAGCGATTGGTGCCTTTTGGCGAAGAAGCCCGTGAATGGTTGCAGCGCTACATGGGCCAAGCCAGAACGGCCATGTTGGGCCAACGCCAGACCGAAGACCTGTTTGTCACCACCAGTGGCACCACACCCGGCACCGCCATGTCGCGCGTCATGTTCTGGAGCCTGGTCAAGCGCTACGCCATCGATGCTGGCATCACCGCGCCTTTGTCACCACACACCTTGCGCCACGCCTTTGCCACCCATTTGCTCAACCACGGGGCCGATTTGAGGGCGGTGCAAATGCTGCTGGGCCACGCCGACATCTCCACCACCACCATCTACACCCATGTGGCGCGTGAGCGGCTCAAGACGCTGCACGCCCAGCACCACCCTCGGGGTTAG